The following are from one region of the Salvia splendens isolate huo1 chromosome 2, SspV2, whole genome shotgun sequence genome:
- the LOC121776793 gene encoding uncharacterized protein LOC121776793, whose product MGEPAMAESWIRSLERIFAILGCNDRERMTCVTYQLTEVADFWWDTRMKTMPREQAAGMTWEGFKTEIYDKYVPKSYRKAKTSEFYNLTQGRMTVTEYDRALSSMTRYAPDQADTDEKLAEKFRGGLRPEIRMSLASRGKLPYAEALALALDIEAAMPQERMTY is encoded by the exons atggggGAGCCAGCCATGGCCGAATCTTGGATACGCTCATTAGAGCGCATTTTCGCAATCTTGGGGTGCAACGATAGAGAACGAATGACTTGTGTGACCTACCAGCTAACCGAGGTTGCCGACTTTTGGTGGGACACacggatgaagacaatgccccgagagCAAGCAGCGGGAATGACTTGGGAGGGTTTCAAGACAGAGATATACGATAAGTATGTACCCAAAAGCTATCGGAAGGCGAAGACGTCTGAATTCTACAACCTGACCCAAGGGCGCATGACTGTGACCGAGTATGATCGTGCGCTCAGCAGCATGACTCGATATGCACCTGATCAAGCCGATACCGATGAAAAGCTGGCCGAAAAGTTCCGTGGAGGACTAAGGCCTGAGATAAGAATgtcgttggctagtcgtgggaAACTACCCTACGCGGAAGCTTTGGCCCTTGCACTagacattgaggcagctatgccccaGGAGAGG ATGACGTActag